The sequence GGCCACATAAAGAAGCACTTGCGATTAGGCCACGTGCAGACCGTCACCATTGCCAACCTCATGGGGACGCCCGGCGAATTCCAGATCGCGACCAATACCTTCTGGGGCAATCCGGGAAACATCTATATACTTGATAAGAGAGGGTCCCTCCTCTCATCCTTTCAGCCTTCCGTCTATGGAAGCCCTCTCTACCCGGTGAACTGGGCAGGCAACGGCGAGAAACTCTTGCTGCTTGGTGCAGCAAGCACGTCAGAAGGAGGCCTGTACGACGGCTTTGGAAGACAGGCTGTTTGTTTTCCCGATGACGGCCACCCTACCCTGTGCTACAATGCAGTCGATTTTGCGGGCGACTCTCAGGACAGCATCGTGTGCTGGGATTTTGAAGAGCTGTGGATCTACACCCGTTCCGGAGCCAAAACCGAGAGGGCACCGCACCGTCCAACCATCAGGCCTTCTCTGTACAACGCCTCCAACTATCGTTCAAACATCTCCATATAGGCAGCGTCGATTGACGGAGCTTTTCCGATGAAAATGGAATTACGCATATTCAAGAACACGGTCGTTATGATAATACAGCCTCTGATCTTGAATCTCATATCTCTGTCCGTCATCGGCTACACGGCGAGAAAGCTCGGCATCCAGGACTTCGGTACGTTCAATTTAGCGCTTCTGTTCTCCACGTTATTCTATCCTTTGGGTGTTATGGGCTTAAACAGCGTCTTTGTGAGGGACGTCTCGAGAGTGAGGGAGAACAAAGAGACGTCTGAAGCATATATAGGAAGATTATTGGGGCTCAGATGGTGCATTATCGGCGTCGCCGTTATCATGGTCATCCTGGCCGCACTCATCATGCACTATCCGCCGAAAGTTTTCAAGGCAATCTGTGTTGCTGCGCTCATACTGGGCGCCCAGCTCTTATCCGAATCAATCTGCGATGTCTTTTCAGCCCATGAGCGTATGGAGTATACGGCCTTTGTCGGTTTTATTTCCGGTCTCACACTTACCGTATTATCGGTGGTTGTTCTTTACCTGGGAATGGGGGTATTGGCTGTTCTATTCGTATACGCCCTCGGCCAGATACTGGGTGTGGCACTATCCATGCTCATACTGAAGAAGCGCTTCGTCAGATTGAGGCTGGCTATCGACTACCTTTTTTGGAAAAAGAAACTACTGGAGGGTTTGCCCTTTGTCGGCATGTCCCTTATCTGGGCAGGCATGCTAAGGTTTGATACGATAATCCTGTCAAAAGCCGTAAGCGCGATCGATCTCGGACTCTACACAACCGGAATGATGCTCATAACCAAGATTAACCTGATTCCGGAAGCGGCGGGGAGTTCCCTCTATCCTGCAATATCGAATCTCCATGCCAATAAACGTGATGACGACATCCGATACGTCATCCAAAAGACGCTTTCATCTATTTTGACTATCGCACTGCCCATCTCTATAGGAACCTGTTTCTATGGAAAGGAGATTATCCGCCTGATTTTTGGCTCAAGTTATGAAAGGGCCGGTTGGATTTTGTCTGTCGCAATTTGGGCCCTGGTTATGAGGTGCTACCAGTTTGTTGAGTTCAGCGCTCTGGCGGCAACAAATAAGCACCAGACAACGTTAAGGGCGTACATAGTCGCCGGTCTTTCGTGCTTAGTTCTCAATCTGCTCCTCACTTTGCCATTCAAGATGGGGGGCGCCTTAGCGTCCTTCTTGGGGGCGCAGCTAGTTCTGACAGTCCTTTTTACCGTGGCCACCGTACGAGAACACCCGGGGTGTGTCAGTCTATCAGGGATGAAAAGAATGCTCACTCTTAATGTCTGTTTAGTCATGTTGCTCGTTCTGTTGAAGCCTTTCAGCTTTCCGATCGTCCTGGTGGTAAGTGGCTTGTTCTATGTGTGCGGAATCCTTGGATTTGGAATCATATCGGTAAGTCAACTAAAACAGTTCAAACAAGCGTATAGGAGATAAGATGTCTAACGACAAAAAAGCACGTCTTCGCGATATCATTTACGAAGAAGGAAGA is a genomic window of Syntrophorhabdaceae bacterium containing:
- a CDS encoding flippase — protein: MKMELRIFKNTVVMIIQPLILNLISLSVIGYTARKLGIQDFGTFNLALLFSTLFYPLGVMGLNSVFVRDVSRVRENKETSEAYIGRLLGLRWCIIGVAVIMVILAALIMHYPPKVFKAICVAALILGAQLLSESICDVFSAHERMEYTAFVGFISGLTLTVLSVVVLYLGMGVLAVLFVYALGQILGVALSMLILKKRFVRLRLAIDYLFWKKKLLEGLPFVGMSLIWAGMLRFDTIILSKAVSAIDLGLYTTGMMLITKINLIPEAAGSSLYPAISNLHANKRDDDIRYVIQKTLSSILTIALPISIGTCFYGKEIIRLIFGSSYERAGWILSVAIWALVMRCYQFVEFSALAATNKHQTTLRAYIVAGLSCLVLNLLLTLPFKMGGALASFLGAQLVLTVLFTVATVREHPGCVSLSGMKRMLTLNVCLVMLLVLLKPFSFPIVLVVSGLFYVCGILGFGIISVSQLKQFKQAYRR